A stretch of DNA from Streptomyces sp. NBC_01197:
GAACGGACGCAGATAGAGGGACTCCTCGCCCCCGTGCGCCGGAACCCATGCCTTGTCCTGCTGGACCAGCGCGTCACATGCGTCGAGGAAGGTCTCGACGGGCAGCTCGGCCATGGCGAGGCGGCGGGCGGAGAGCTGGAAGCGCCTGGCGTTGGCCTCCGGGCGGAAGGTCGCGACCGATCCGTCGGGCTGGCGGTACGCCTTGAGCCCCTCGAAGATCTCCTGCCCGTAGTGCAGCGTCATGTTCGCCGGGTCCAGGGAGAGCGGCGCGTACGGAACGAGCTGGGCGTCGTGCCAGCCCCGCCCTTCCGTCCACTTGATCGTCACCATGTGGTCGGTGAAATGGCGGCCGAATCCGGGATGGGCCAGCAGCGCCTCCCGCTCCGCGTCGGACAACGGGTTGGATGAGGGCTTGAGCTCGATCGGGAGCGTCGTCATGAGTGGTATGTCCTTCACCGGTTGTTTGTGACGGACCGCGCTCACGCCACTACTAGGACGTCCGAGCTTCCCCACATACCGCGGCCCCACGTCCGATTATCGCTCGTGGGTGGCTGCGGATGAAAGGCGTGAATGCGGTCCTGGATTCGATGGTCGCACCCGGGACCGCAAAACACAGCCGCCGGGTGTCTGGGAGACCCGGCGGCTGTGGTGTATCAGTCGACGGGTCAGCCCGCTACTCGTACCGCGAGCGCGTCGCCGATCTGGTCGGTCGTACGCGGCTCCGTACCGCGCTCCGCCAGGTCCGCGGAGACCGCGTCCTCGATGCGGGCGGCCTCGGACTCGTGGCCCAGGTGGCGCAGCAGGAGGGCGACGGAGAGGATCGTGGCCGTCGGGTCGGCCTTGCCGGTGCCCGCGATGTCGGGCGCCGAACCGTGCACCGGCTCGAACATCGACGGGAAGGTGCCCGTCGGGTTGATGTTGCCGGAGGCCGCCAGGCCGATGCCGCCGGTCACGGCAGCGGCGAGGTCGGTCAGGATGTCGCCGAAGAGGTTGTCGGTGACGATGACGTCGAAGCGCTCGGGCTGCGTGACGAAGAAGATCGTCGCGGCGTCGACGTGCAGGTAGTCGGTGGTGACGTCCGGGAACTCCTGGCCCACCTTGTCGAAGATGTTCTTCCACATGTGGCCGGCGTAGACGAGGACGTTGTTCTTGTGCACCAGCGTCAGCTTCTTGCGCGGGCGCGCCTGGGCCCGGGCGAACGCGTCGCGGACGACCCGCTCGACGCCGTACGCCGTGTTCACGCTGACCTCGGTCGCGATCTCGGCGGGCGTGCCGGTGCGGAGGCTGCCGCCGTTGCCGGTGTACGGACCCTCGGTGCCCTCACGGACGACGATGAAGTCGATGTCCGGGCGGCCGGCGAGCGGGGTGGCCGTGTTCGGAAACAGCTTCGAGGGGCGGAGGTTGACGAAGTGGTCGAAGGCGAAGCGGAGCTTGAGCAGCAGACCGCGCTCCAGGACACCCGACGGCACGGAGGGGTCACCGATCGCGCCGAGCAGGATCGCGTCGTGCCGCTTGAGCGACTCCAGTTCGGCGTCCGGGAGGGTCTCACCGGTGCGGTGCCAGCGCTGGGCGCCGAGGTCGTACTCCTCGGTCTCCAGCTTCACATCCTGAGGAAGGACCGCGTTCAGGACCTTGAGGCCCTGGGCCACGACTTCCTGGCCGATGCCGTCACCGGGGATCACTGCGAGATTGAGGCTGCGAGACATGACGGCACCCTACTGCGCGTCCCAGGGGATGACATGTGGTGTCCATTATCCGGACACGAGATCTGCTGTACGGGCGCCGTTCACCCGTACGGCAGGATCCTGTCAGGCCGGCCGGGCACCTTGTCGGCCATGGACACACCTCGCTTCGGTATCCCCGAAAAGCTCGCCGGCCGGATGAGCATGGCCGAGCAGCACGAGTACCTCCGCACCCGGCTCAGCCGTCGCGGGGTTCTCCGTACGACCGCGGCAGGCGCAGCGGTCACCGTAGCCGGAGCCGGCACCACGCTGGACACGCAGGCCGCTTACGCCGCCCCCGCGCCCGCGCGCCGCCCCGCCCACTCGACGCCGGCCGTCGACGGTTCGCTGGTCGCGCCGTTCGGCAGGCACCTCTCCTACGGCGCGGACCCCAGGACGCAGATGCGGGTCTCCTGGCAGGTCCCGTTCGCGGTGAAGCGGCCGTACATCCGGATCGGCACCTCGCCGTCGGATCTGAGCCGGAAGATCGGCGCGGAGGTGCGGCACCTGACGACGCCCAGCCTGAACGGCGGCAGGATCGCCGCCGCCGAGCAGTTCTACGTCCACGCCGGACTCGACCGGCTGCGGCCGGGGACGACGTACTACTACGGCGTCGGGCACGACGGGTTCGACCCGGCCGACCACCGCAACCTGGGCACGCTCGGCACCTTCCGGACCGCCCCCTCCCGCGCCGAGTCCTTCACCTTCACGGCCTTCGGCGACCAGGGCGTCAGCTACCACGCGCTCGGCAACGACCAGCTGATCCTGGGCCAGAACCCCGCGTTCCACCTTCACGCGGGTGACATCTGCTACGCGGACCCGTCGGGCTCCGGCCAGGAGACGGACACATACGACGCGCGCACCTGGGACCAGTTCCTGGCGCAGACGGAGACCGTCGCGAAGACGGTGCCGTGGATGGTGACCACCGGCAACCACGACATGGAAGCCTGGTACTCCCCCGACGGCTACGGCGGCCAGAACGCCCGCTGGACGCTGCCGGACAACGGCCCCGACCCGGTCGACCAGCCCGGCGTTTACTCGTTCGTGCACGGCAATGTCGGAGTCGTGGCGCTGGACGCCAACGACGTCTCGTACGAGATCCCCGCCAACTACGGCATCAGCGGCGGCAAGCAGACCCGCTGGCTCGACCGGCGCCTGGGCGAGCTGCGCGCGGACCGCGACGTCGACTTCGTCGTGATCTTCTTCCACCACTGCGCGTTCTCGACGACGAACTCGCACGCGTCGGAAGGCGGGGTGCGCGAGGAGTGGGTGCCGCTCTTCGAGAAGCACCAGGTGGACCTGGTCATCAACGGGCACAACCACGTGTACGAGCGCACGGACGCGATCCTGCGGAACAAGGTCGCGCGCAAGGTGCCGGTCGGCGAGCGGACGGATCCGACGCGGGACGGCATCGTGTACGTGACTGCGGGCGGTGCGGGCAAGTCGCTGTACGACTTCCCGGCGCCCGACAGTTACGAGGGACACGTCCACGAGCAGGAGAGCGTGCCCACCTACCACTGGGTCAAGGGCGGCGCGAAGGCGACCGAGACCGTGGAGTGGTCGCGGGTGCGCTACACCGGCTACTCGTTCCTCGCGGTGGAGGTGACGACCGGCAGAGGGGCGGCGCTGAAGGTCAGCGCGCTCGCTGAATCGGGCGAGCGCATCGACCACTTCGAGATCCGCCGCGGCGACTGACGGCCGGCCGGCCGGCCACGGTATCGTCGTCGTTTCGCTTCTGCTGTTTCGCTTCACGACCGCCCTGGGCCGTACGGCGCGGGGCGGTTGTGCGGGCGCGCGCTGATGAGGGCGGCTCGGCCCCCAGTCAGTGCCCGGTGGAGCCGCCGTTGTCACGGCGGTCGAGGGCGCGCTGGAGGGCGGCTGCCGCGTTCTTGCGGTCGGACTCGCCCGAACGTGCTGCACGGGCGGTGTGACGGACGCGGCGGACTGTCGTCTCGGCCATGGGGATCGACTCCTTGAAGCAAGGGGGATATCGATGCGCCGGAGGGGCGGGGAGCCTGCGCCGCAGGGGTTACCTGCTTCAGGGCGCTGCTCACGACCGCCAGTCGCTGGGTCGAGCGAGACGTTCGGCTCCTCTCAAGCTAAGGGAGCCGGGGCTGGTCTGTCTGCACAATTACTCGGACTTCCTACTATCTGAGACGCGATCATGAATCGACATCACCATCTAGGTTGCTTCCCTACCTAGATGGTGATGCACTGTCGGCATGGCCGCAGACCGCAGATCCAGCTGGCTCAAGGGCGTCCTGGACCTCCTCGTCCTCTCCTGCCTCACCGGCGGCGAGAGTTACGGATACGAGATCGCCAAGGCGCTCGCCGCCGCCGGACTCGGCGAGATCAAGGGCGGGACGCTCTATCCCGTACTGAACAGGCTGGAGGAGGCCGGTCTCGCCACCGGGGAGTTCCGTGCCACGGAGCGGGGGCCGGGTCGGCGCTACTACCGCCTGACCGGAGCAGGCCGAAAGGCGCTCACCGAACAGAGCGCCTCCTGGCTGGAGTTCCACAGGGCCGTACAGACCACGCTGTATCCAGGGGGAACAGCGGACATGCCATGAGCAGGGGGATGCCATGACGGGGTATTTCGACGAACTCGCCGCCGCACTGCGCTCGCGCGGCAGGCCCGGGGCGGAGGTGGCGGCTACCGTCGCGGACCTCTCGGGCTATCTCGCGGAGACCGGCACGAGCCCGGAGGAGGAGTTCGGCCCGGCCGGACTCTTCGCGGAGCGGCTCACCGGGAGCGGCGGGGCGCAGGAACCAGGGGCCGGGGCCGAGACCTGGAAATGGATGTGCGACATCTATACCGACCGCCGGCACCTCAACTCCTACGGGGACCAGGGCTGGGAAGTCGAGGGGCTGGACCGGCTCGGCCGTTTCGTCTGCCGCCGCGACCGGGACGCGCCGATGCGCTGGGAGTACCGGCGGGAGGCCGCGAACGGCGCAGTGGAACGTGACACCCTCGCGGCCGGCCTCGCCCCAGACGGCTGGGAACCGTGCGGGCACTGGGTCTTCTACATGTACTTCAAACGCCCCAAGGCCGCCGAAGCGGGCCCGGCCGCCGCACTGGACACCACCCCGCGGACCCCGGACCGGCATCTCTTCTTCGGCGACCGGTACCGCGGCAAACTGAAACAGTCGGGCCTGGCGGGAGTGCTCTCGGCCGCGGTGACGGTCGCGGTCATCCAGTTCGGCGGCGACATCTCCGCGCTCCCGATCCTGATCGGCGCCGCAATCGCCGCGCCAATCGCCGGCTACTTCGGCTGGCAGCGCGTGAAACGGGACGTCATCAGGGGCGTCGAGGACTGAGGACGCCTCGGCTCGCCCCGGTAGACTGGGCCGGGGCCCGGCAACGGGAGCGGGAGCGGGATCAGCGGTTGACGGCCTGAATCTCCTGAACTGTGACGGGCTGGTCGTGACCGTACTCACCGTCGGGAAGCGATCCCCCCGCACCCCCGGTCCCGGTCCAGCTGATCCTCCAGGTGGCGGTGGCCCGCAGATTGAAGGTGCCGCCCCCGGAAGAGCGCTGGTAGACGACGCCACAGGGCGGAGTCTGATTTGCCTTCCCCCGCGCATACGGTTCGCCGATGGAACCGTCGCTGTTGAGCGCGCATCGACCGGACGCGGGGAGCACCTGTGCGTCGTCGGTGCCGGGGTCCAGACTGAGCGAGTCCGCCGTGGCCGTCGTCGTCGCCTCGGCGTGGAAGCCGCCGATGTCGAGTGAGGCGGTGACCGAAATGGGTTTGAAATCGGCCTTGTCCAGCCATGCCCAGGTCGGCAGATTGACCTTACTGGCACCGGCCGGGGCGAGACTGACCTTGGTTCCCGGGACCTGCATCTGCTGGTAGGCCAGTCCGGCGAGCGTCTCGGGTTTGATGGCCTCCGGGACGTCGGGAGTCTCGCCCTTCTTGACCCAGAACGGGTCCTTGTCGCACTTCATCTGGTCGGCAAGTGAGGCGTCGTCGTTGAACTGGGGCCCCCACCACATCCCCTCTTTCTCCTTGTCAATGTTGTAGTTGTCGCCGGCGTATTTCTGGTTCTGGTCAGAGATTTCCCCCCGGACATCATTGGGGAGGCCCGGGTCATGAACGGCCGAGACATAGACGCCCTGCCGGAACTGCTGAAATTCGGTGGCGGACCACTCCGGGGCGTACCAGCACGCGGGCGGGGTCCAGTTGGAGTCGGTGGAAGCCAACGGGCCGGAATGGACTCCGCTGTTGCCGGACGAGTGGTACTTGATGGATACCTGGGAAGTGATGGTCCGGTTGGGTCCCTTAGTAGCTTTGGAGCTGGGACTGCTGGTGGAGCTGGAACTGCCAGCGCGTTCCGCTGTGGCCGACGCAGAAGCCATCAACACAAATGCGCAGCCGATTACGGAGACCAGGGCAGATTTGCGTGTGGCCGTCACATGCACTGCGTCGCCTCTCCCTTCACGTTGACCTCTTTGGCGCGCCACAGTCCATTGACACCGTCCGCAGCCGTCATTCCGATCTGCCAAAAGTAGTAGTCTTTAACGCTCTTCGTGGTGCGGAGAACTTTGCCACTCTTGACGATCTTGCTGTAGAACTTCGAGCCATCACTGCAGAAAGTAACGACAACACTCTTACTGTTCTTTACGGGCTGCACCTTGGGATCGTAATACTTCCTCTCGCCAGTGTCGGTCATACCGACATCGACACTCTGCGCGATCTGGCCACGCGCATACTCCTGCGCAGGACTCTGGAATTCGGAATAGAACTTGTAGGCAGCGTCGTTCTTATTCTGCTTGATGATTCCGTGCTCGATGGCAAGAATGAAGTTCTTGGCATCCGCCAAGGCTGCCGCCTGATCCGGAACCGTTACATGCGCTGGAGCGAACGCATATTTGACATCACCAGGAAGCTTCAAATCCGGCCGATCGATACCAGCCCCCTTGCTCGGCGCAGGCGTACTCGGCGCCGCGGTCTTCTTCGCTCCCCCGTCATCCGCGCCCGCGATCTTGTCGTTGCCCGAGCCCTTGCCCCCACCTCCGCATCCGGTCAGCAACAGGGCAGCGGCCGCAGCGAAGGACACGGCGACGGGCAGGACACGACTGCGGTTCACTGGTAACTCCCGGTGGGGCGAGGGTTTCTTTGAGTCAAGGGATCGTACTAGCAGCGGCCACGCAGACGTTCAGCCCATCCGCCCGGCGAGAATCCGCCGCTCGGTGTCGGCCTCGGCCTCCGTGACCTCCTTCGGGTGAGCGGCGCGCTCGCGCTGCACATCCGCGAGGAAGCCATGCGCCTGCTTGGACAGGTCGGTGTTGGCACCGTGGAGATCACTCCCCCAGGCCCGGGCGTTCTTCCCGACCCAGACCTCGCCCTTGCCACTGGCCATCTGCTTGTCGGCCGTCTTGAGGGCATCTGCCACGGAGGCGATGTCCTTGGACACCTCCTTGCAGAGAGCGTCCAGCTCCTGCCAGATGGGGCTGGGGACCTTCTTCGATTTATCAGTCACCACGTCATCCTTAGGCGTGTCGAGGTGTGCACCGGCCCGCTACGGGGCGCCCGGATCAGGAAAACCAGTAGGAACTGGGGAAGCGGAAGCATCCTTCGGGTCATACTTGTCGCTCGATTGACTGCCATAGTCACGAAGGAGATCCTTCTTCGCGTTCCCCACCGGCGTGCATGCGCTCCGAGTCCACAGCGAGAACCGCGGCCCTTGGTCAGCCTCCCGCTGAAGAAACACAAGCACGAGCGTCACATCGTGCGCCTTGCCGGAATAGGCATTCTTACCGGACGCATGAAGATTCCAACCTGCGCCGCTCACTTTATTTTTCAGTGAAGCCAAAAATTCCGCATCACCTACCTTCTGCGCCCCTTCGGTGAGAGGTGAGTAGATTTCATACATGGCCGATTTATCAACATCACCACCGGTGCATTCGGTGAATCGACCAGATGCCGTCATTCCCTCTTCACCAATGGCGCGGTAGATCTTCCAATAGGACTCAGCCACCGGACGGCGCGCCCGCTCTGCATCTTTCTTTCCGTCCGCAGCGTTCGCCCCACCTCCGCCACACGCACTGAGGACCGATGCGAGTGCAGCAATCGAAACACAGAGAAGGCCAGTCCGCTTCATTATCACGACGCTCCGGTGAGGCGAGCCAACTCAAGTTGACTGTAGGTTTCTTCGGACGCGTTGGCGACACTCTTGTCGTTCAACCAAGCGTTGTAGGCCAACTTCTGCTCTGCGGACGCGTCGGCCACTAGCCCTCCAGAATCAT
This window harbors:
- a CDS encoding 3-isopropylmalate dehydrogenase; translation: MSRSLNLAVIPGDGIGQEVVAQGLKVLNAVLPQDVKLETEEYDLGAQRWHRTGETLPDAELESLKRHDAILLGAIGDPSVPSGVLERGLLLKLRFAFDHFVNLRPSKLFPNTATPLAGRPDIDFIVVREGTEGPYTGNGGSLRTGTPAEIATEVSVNTAYGVERVVRDAFARAQARPRKKLTLVHKNNVLVYAGHMWKNIFDKVGQEFPDVTTDYLHVDAATIFFVTQPERFDVIVTDNLFGDILTDLAAAVTGGIGLAASGNINPTGTFPSMFEPVHGSAPDIAGTGKADPTATILSVALLLRHLGHESEAARIEDAVSADLAERGTEPRTTDQIGDALAVRVAG
- a CDS encoding purple acid phosphatase family protein produces the protein MDTPRFGIPEKLAGRMSMAEQHEYLRTRLSRRGVLRTTAAGAAVTVAGAGTTLDTQAAYAAPAPARRPAHSTPAVDGSLVAPFGRHLSYGADPRTQMRVSWQVPFAVKRPYIRIGTSPSDLSRKIGAEVRHLTTPSLNGGRIAAAEQFYVHAGLDRLRPGTTYYYGVGHDGFDPADHRNLGTLGTFRTAPSRAESFTFTAFGDQGVSYHALGNDQLILGQNPAFHLHAGDICYADPSGSGQETDTYDARTWDQFLAQTETVAKTVPWMVTTGNHDMEAWYSPDGYGGQNARWTLPDNGPDPVDQPGVYSFVHGNVGVVALDANDVSYEIPANYGISGGKQTRWLDRRLGELRADRDVDFVVIFFHHCAFSTTNSHASEGGVREEWVPLFEKHQVDLVINGHNHVYERTDAILRNKVARKVPVGERTDPTRDGIVYVTAGGAGKSLYDFPAPDSYEGHVHEQESVPTYHWVKGGAKATETVEWSRVRYTGYSFLAVEVTTGRGAALKVSALAESGERIDHFEIRRGD
- a CDS encoding PadR family transcriptional regulator; translated protein: MAADRRSSWLKGVLDLLVLSCLTGGESYGYEIAKALAAAGLGEIKGGTLYPVLNRLEEAGLATGEFRATERGPGRRYYRLTGAGRKALTEQSASWLEFHRAVQTTLYPGGTADMP